GCGGGCCAACCAGCCGGCGTCAATATAGTCAGGACCTTTTTTAAAAGGCACGAGGCGGCGGCCTTTACTTCGCCAGGCGGCCAGCAGGCCCATGGAAATGGTCGTTTTGCCGCCGCCGCCCCTAAGGGCCGCGACCGCTAAACGAGGGTAGGATACGTTCACTCTTTGTCCGAAGGGAGTTCCAACCAGGTGTGTCCACTATATGTGTAAACAAGCTTTCCTTCTGAGACCAGTACGGAGATGGCCTCTTTCACTTGCCTTTTATCAACCTTAAGCGACCTGGCCAGGGTTCTGGCCAGGTCGCCGGGTTTTATCTTCTTATGGCTCTCAGCCACCAAAATGAAGACTTCTTGTTTCAAGTCTTCGGGATTCATGCCTCTATTCGGTGAACGTGAACTGAGTGGTGTTCCGCCAGGTGGTCATGGCAAAGCGATAGTCGTCAATATGGAAGTGGGTAAATTCAATACCTGTCCTCTTGAAGAACTCCTCCCAGCCAACCCGCTCAATCCAATCACCCATGCGCTCGTAAGGCCGGGCATCGTCTGCGTAAACTTCGACGATGGTTCTGATGGTTTCAACCACTTCAGGCCAGCGCGGCGGATTATTTGGTATAAAAGGCACGGCCAGCTTGGAGAACTTGGGCATGGACCTGGCGTTGGAGACCTTGCCACCGACCCACAGGGCCACGCCGTCCCCGACTGGGTCAGCCAGAGGCATGGCCGGGCACATGGTATAGCAGTTACCGCAGAACATGCAGCGTTCATTATTAACCTGAACCGACTTGACCTGCTTCCCTTCGTCGTTTTCAAAATTATAGGGCCTGATGGCCGCGGTGGGACAGGAAGCGATGGTCGTCGGGACCTCGCATACTTTGAGCAGGCGCTCATGCTCGACCAACGGCGGTTTGCGGTGAACTCCCAGGATAGATATATCCGAGCAATGCACCGCGCCGCACATATTCAGGCAGCAGGCCAGTGAGATGCGGAGCTTGGCGGGTAATCTTTTATCATGAAAATACTCAAAAAGCTCGTCCATAACCGACTTGACGATACCCGAGGCGTCAATGGCCGGGGTATGGCAGTGAATCC
The sequence above is drawn from the Deltaproteobacteria bacterium genome and encodes:
- the dsrB gene encoding dissimilatory-type sulfite reductase subunit beta gives rise to the protein MSDAMKDKITDIGPPKYDLNWTPFIKKNYGKWLYHEELEPGVLMHVSETGDKLWTVRIAGTRLMSTLHMRDLGALADEFSEGLLRFTTRNNIEFLVSDESKLQPLKDKLKADGHAIGGTGAGITNIIHTQGWIHCHTPAIDASGIVKSVMDELFEYFHDKRLPAKLRISLACCLNMCGAVHCSDISILGVHRKPPLVEHERLLKVCEVPTTIASCPTAAIRPYNFENDEGKQVKSVQVNNERCMFCGNCYTMCPAMPLADPVGDGVALWVGGKVSNARSMPKFSKLAVPFIPNNPPRWPEVVETIRTIVEVYADDARPYERMGDWIERVGWEEFFKRTGIEFTHFHIDDYRFAMTTWRNTTQFTFTE